The region CAGCAATATCACGTCGCCATACCCGGCACCGCCTCCGCAGCGGCATTGTCGGTGGTGTCATTTGAAGCCACCGAGACCTTGGGTGAGCCGTATCGCGTCGTAGTGCAGCTCACCCACCCGCAAGAATTGCATCGTGCGGACTACCTCGGCAAGGAAGCCAGCTTCACCATCACGCCATCGGTCGTCGATGCGCTGTTCGGCAATGCCAACGATGCACATGAAGGACGTACCTTCGTGGGCTGCATCACCCACTTCAACAAACGCAAACAGACCCACGACTTCCACCGCTACGAATTCACCATCGAACCGCTGGTCGCACGTCTGCGCCTGACCCACACCAGCCGCGTCTTTCAGAAGAAGACGGCCCCGCAAATCATCGAAGCGATCCTGCGTCGTCACGACTTCAACGGTAACCAGTTCCAGTTCAAGACCCGCCGCACCTATCCAGAACACGCCTTTCGCCTGCAATACCAGATGAGTGATTGGGACTACATCCATTTGCTGATGCAACAGGAAGGTCTGCACAGCTATTTCACTCCCGGCAAGTTCGGCGACATCATCGTCTTTGGTGACGACATCGATCACTACATCTACCAGCCCGAACTCAAGGTGCCGTATCGCGAAACCGCCGGACTGGAAGCGAATACCGAAACGGTATTCAGCCTGCAAACGCAGTCGCAAACGGTTCCCGCTTCGTATCGCGTCGCCGACTACCATCCGGCCGACGCCTGGGAGCGCTTCAAGGAAGAAGCCAATATCGACCGCGCCGACAAGACCACCTACGGTCAACCTTATGTCTACGGCAGCCATCATCTGAATCAAAAAGATGCCAAATGGGAAGCGCAACTACGCCATGAAGCAGCGATTGCGCGTCAGATCGTCTATACCGGCGAAAGCAACGTCCTCGAACTGTGTCCTGCACGCATCCTGCGCATGGATCAATCCCTGCCGGACGCCCCCAACGGCCAGGTCATCGTCAGCGTCACCCACAGCGGCGCACGCGACGCCGCCTACAAGAACAGCTACACCGCGATTCCGAGTGACCGCCGCTTCCGGTTGCAACTCGACGAAGCCAACTGGCCGAAGATCGCCGGCACCTTATCGGCACGCGTCACCTCACCCGGCAAGTACCCGCATGCCTACATCACTAAGCACGGCCACTATACGGTCCGCTTCGATCTTGACTTCGATGAATGGAACCCCGGTGGCGAGAGCGTGCCGCTCCGATTAGCCAAGCCCTTCGCCGGCGCCCACGAAACCGGTTTCCACTTCCCGATCATTGACGGCACCGAAGCGGCGATTGCCTTCATGGACGGCAACCCGAATAAACCCTACATCGCCCACCTGCACCACAACAGCCGACAGCCTGACCACATCACCACCGAAGACCGCTGGCTGAGCCGCAACGTCATCCGCACGCAGAGTAACAACAAGTTGCGCATGGAGGATTGGAAAGGGCAGGAGCATATCAAACTCAGTACTGAGCATTCCGGCAAGAGTCAGTTGAATCTCGGGCATCTGGTGGACAGCAAGCGCCAGCCGCGTGGGCAAGGTGTTGAACTGCGCACCGATGCCCATGCGGCGATCCGCGGCGGCAAGGGTGTGTTCATCAATGCCGATGCACAGCCAGGAGCGCAGGGTAAACAGTTGGACATGCAAGCCGCAATCGCCAATTTGGAAGCCTCTCTGGAGCAGACTTATGCTTTGACCCAAGCCACCAAATCTGCACAAGCCATTGCCGCCGACTATGCCGAACAAAAGGCATTTCTCGACGACACCTTAAAACAACTCAAGCAAGCCGGAATCGTCATGAGTGCACCCGCTGGAATTGCCCTGGCATCCGGAACGGACGTGCAGGTTTCCGCGCGCGAGCATCTGATCGCCACGGCGGGCGGCAATGCCGATATCAGCGTCATGAAGCGCTTTACGGTCGCGGCGGGTGAAGCCATTTCTCTGATTGCGCACAAGCTTGGCATGAAACTGTTCGCCGCCAAAGGCAAAATCGAGATACAGGCGCAAAGCGATGACTTGGCGCTGACGGCAGACAAGAACGTCATGATGACCAGCGCCAACGGCCGCCTCGCCATCAGCGCCAAGGAAGAAATCCTCCTCAAGGCTGGCGGCTCGTACATCCGGATCACGCCCCTGGGCATTGAAGAAGGCACCCTGGGCAACAGAACGTGGAGAGCCGCAAGTCATCGTCGGCCAGGTCCGGCAAGTCTGCCCGGCGATCATCGTTTACCTGCCGGTGATTTTTTACCAAAAATACCGCTGAATCTGAGTGCCGTGATCGCCCCGGCGTCGCATGCAGCATTACCCCTCGGCATGCCCTATGAACTGCTCGCCGATGGCGTCCCGATCAGCAAAGGCGTCATCGACGCCAGTGGACAAATGCCGGTGGCGCATCAGCGCGGCGTGCAGCAGTACGCAGTAAAGCTAGGCAATGGCATGCATCTGAAGCTACCCATGACAGAAGCGTGGCGAGGCGACGAACGCAATGCGACGCTCGCCAATACCGGCTTCCATCGCCACGAACAAGGACAGACTGACACAGAAACAAAGCAAGATCGCGCGCACTATCGCGACATCTACCAGCAACTGCTCAACCTCACCCAGGAAGGATAAGACATGAGCATCCTCCACGAAGACCAGACCATCACCGTCCCCATCGCCACCGACCACACCCGCAGCGCCACCCTCACGCTGCCGTGGTTTGTCCAGGGCACCGTCTACTCCCCCAAAGGCTGTTCGTTTGAGCCGCTGGTCAATGGCGAAGCCGCCTTTGGCGCCATTTACGACGCCATCGAACAAGCCACCCACAGCATCGACATCATTTGCTGGGGCTTTCAGCCGTCGATGTACTTCAAGCGCGGCTACCTTGCCGGCAACCTCACCATCGGCCAGCTGCTCGACAAGAAAGCAGAAAAAAAGGGCCTCAAGATACGTCTCTTGCGCTGGAGAAGCGTGGACAATGGCGCGCAATTCATCGAAGACCCCGCTCCCGGCGACAACCCCACCGCCACCACCGCTGATCACGTCGCCGCCGCCTGGCATAAACAAGCGCCTAAAGACCTGCGCACCCCATGGCAACGGGATTTCGATGTGCAGTGGTACCGCCGGGCACACATCGCCGGCAATCCCTTGCTGCCTCACTTGCTACCGACCGGCAACCTGATCTACGCCACCCGTGACATGAGTCTGATGGGACGCGGGCGCGCCGCCGTACATGCTGGCCAGCAAACGAAGGACCCGCAAGCCACCGCCGTGATGAGCCTCTTCCCCTCCCATCACCAAAAGATGGTCCTCATCGACTACGAAGACCCCGCCCGCGCCGTCGGCTTCGTCATGGGCCACAACATGCTCGACGCCTACTGGGACCGCGACGGTCACAGCGCAACCCGGCACGGCCCCGACGAAGGCCGCAACGGCGCTACGCCCCGGCAAGACATCTCCAGCCGTCTGCACGGCCCCATCCTGATCTCGCTGAACCACAACTTCTGCCAGGCCTGGGACGACGCCACCGCAGACCATCTCCTCAAAAAACGCCAAGTCCTCGAAGCACAGCATCAACCCATCACGAATCGCTGCGTCAGGCAAAGCGGCACCCCCGTCATGGCGCAAATTCTGCGCACCCAGCCCGAACACGGTGAAACCGACATCCGGCGCGGCTACGCGCAAGCCATCAACAACGTCACCAGCTACCTCTATATCGAAAACCAGTACTTCCGCTACCCCAGGCTGGCCGCACAGATCAAGGCCGCCGTACAACGCCAGGTCAATGCCGGACGCCCCGTCGACCAATACCCGATCCACCTGTTCGTCGTCACCAACGCCAGCGACGACGGCATCGGCCCCGGCACCTTGCGCACCTACGAACTCCTGCGCGCGCTGGGCCGTCCCGACGTCATGCCCGGCATCGCCCTCGAAGACAAGAAAGATAATCTGCAACAGCAGTATCAGGAAGCCTGCAACGCCGAAGTGCGCGCCCACGCCAAAGCCAACGCCATTGCCAGCAACCGCAGCCTCTACGACACCCCGGCGCAACAGCAAGCCAGCCACGACAGGCTCAAGGCCGCCCAGGCACAACGGCAACAAGCCAAAGACAAACAAGCCGCGCTGCAACAGCAGATGAACGAAGCCATGCAACAGCAGCAAGACCTGCAAAGCAATCCCGATGCCGCGGACAAGACCGTCCTGCCGACCGCCACGCCGGGCTTAAAGGTGCATATCTGCAGCCTGGTCGCCCCCGACTCCCCGGCAGAGAACTGGATGCCGGTCTACATCCACTCCAAACTGATGCTCATCGACGACACCTACACCATGCTCGGCTCAGCCAACATCAATGTGCGCAGCATGGAGGCCGATAGTGAATTGAACATCTGTCATGAGCGCGCTGACGCGACCCAGCCGCTGCGCAAGAAGTTGTGGAATTTGCATACGAATAACAAGGGTGGGCAGGACAATGTGGGGGATGCGTTTGAAAAGTGGGGAGATATCATCCGGCGTAATAAAAATAATCGGGCAAAAAAACTGCGGCCGGAAGCTTCACTGGTCGGCTTCATCTATACCGGCACTGAACGCAAATCAATGGACTGAACATGCCAACCCATCCCTACCGTCACTTTATTACTTTACTGCTCGCATCGAGCTTCTTACTGACTGCCTGCTCCAAGGAGAAACCTGTGCCTGCCGTACCCGATACCACTGCTTTACGCGCCAATCTGGCTTTCACGTGTACAAAAGAAGCCGACCGCCTGCCGACTCTGAATCCCGACGCTGATCAATTGTTTAAATACGCCCGCTGGCTGGAGAAGCAAGCCGGCGAGCCACACTATGACGAGGTAGCACGCTACTACCGCATTGCCGCCGCCCACGGTCATTACAAGGCCAACAGCAACCTGCAAAAGCTGGTGTCGCAAGGGCAGGCGGAGTCGCCCAATCCGAGCCGGGAAACCGTGCTATTGGCGCAGCAACTGATCGATGCAGGCATCCCCGGCGGTTACTACGACATGGCCCGGTATCTGGAGCTGGGCTATGGCGTCAAGCGTAGCCATCAGAATGCGCTGATCTACTACCGCAAAGCGGCGGACCTTGGCAGTCCCGACGCGCAATATTATGTTGCCGAGCAACTGGCGCCGATTGATATTGCACCGGAGATTGCACGGCAGATGCGTCAATGTGCAGCCAATCAAGGGCATGGTGAAGCAGCACAGATGTTAGGTATAGATTTACAAACAGATAATCTCTACGCCGCAGCCGTTCAAGCCTTCCAGAAAGCTGTCGCAGCAGGCAATACCGAATCGGCCCTTAAACTGGAAGATAGTTTTAAAGGTGTCTTACCGTCAGATACGCTGGACTACCTCGCCCTCCCCGAAGACCTCGAACGCTCACGCCGTTACAAGGAAATTAAATTACTGCTGCGCCACAACGAAAGCAAGAACCCCAAAGTCCCCGACATCGACCAGATTGTGCCGTTGCCGCCAGCGAAACTGCCGCACTGGGACGGCACCTTTCAGTGGAAGAAGGAGCAGGACGCCGCCGTCGCCCCCGCCAAGCCCGACGAGAAGCTGGTAGTGCGCCTGGCCAACGACAAGCGCCTCGACCCCGCCACCGGTCTCCTGATTCCGCGTGAACCACTGGGCACGCCCGCTAAAACTGGCTCAGCCTGTCCGGAGAGCGGTACGTGGTGCGCTCAATGGGCCAACCGGCATTTCAGTATTGTCCAAACCAAAGGACAAACCATGCCACCGGTCACGGTGGTACTGCCGCGCGATGAGCCTGTCTGGATGCCGGTTATCGTCCCCGCCTTCCTCGACACCATCAAACTGTGGCCGCACGACCCCAACATCATTGATGTGACCTGGAGGCTGGAGGCGTATCTGGAAACAAAAAAGGTATAGAAAGATGGTGTGGAATTTGGCAACGTCAGCGAAGAGCAAAGCCATCGTGACAATCCTCACGATGGCAGTCAGTGCTTGTCTACTGACTGCCTGTTCCAGGTTCCAAGGAGAATCCCTTGCCCAAAGTCGCCTATGCCGCTGGTGACGTGCAGCACGGCTGCAAATTTCGAGGACGAAGCAGTGGAGGAGATATCTACGCCACTATCGATTGCTGCGTCCCTCGCGCCAATGCTGATTCACCGCTTACGCCTGAAAAGGCTTAGGCGGTTTATTTTTGAGTGCGTCATACAAATACTGCGCACTCGACGACAATTTGCGGCCCTTTTTACGCAGCAATCCCAGCGTGCGTTCGACCTTGGGCTCCACCAGCGGAACCGCTTTCAACATGGAATAGCCGTCTGTCGGCATCGCCAGATGCGGTACGGCAGCGACGCCCAGGCCTGCCGCCACCCAGGCCAGCGACGTCGCCACATGGCGCACTTCAAATGCCGCACTGGGCCTGACCTCGGTTGCCGCCAGGGCCTGGTCCAGCACCAGGCGGTTGCCGCTGGAACGCGCCACGCCGACATAGGGGTACTGATCGATCTCACGCCATTTCACCGACTTGCGTTGCGCCAGCGGATGATCCTGACGGCAGGCCAGCACAAAACGCTCGCTCATCACCGCATCGAAATCGATATCGCTCTCTTGCGCGCCGATGAAGTTGACGCCAAAGTCGGCTTCGCCGCGCTGCACGCAATGCAGCACATCGTTGGCGCCTTCGTCGATGATCTTGACGTGAATATTCGGATAGGCCGCATTGAACTGGGCAATCACCGGCGGCAGATAGTGATACGCCACCGAAGGGACGCAGGCGATGCTCACCTCGCCGCCCGAACGGCCGGCGATATCGCTGATACTCAGCAGGGAATTCTCCACGCTGGCCAGTATTTCCTGCGCCTTGGCATAAAACTCCCGTCCTACCACCGTCAAGGTAACCCGCCGCGTGGTGCGTTCGAACAAGCGCACGCTGAGCGCATCTTCCAGTTTATCGATACGCCGCGACAAGGCCGGTTGCGACAGGTTGATCGCTGTCGCAGCAGCACGGAAACCGCCGCGTTCCACCACCGCCACCATGGCCTGCAAATCGCCGATATCGAAGCGCAGTTGTTTCATGGGCAATCCCGTCCTTATCGCATGTCGATTGATGCTTTACACACATCAAAATCAATAAAATATGCATTTTACTTTATCAATCGGCTTTGTAAAAATCGCGCTCTTGCTTCCTGTTTCTTCAGGAATACTCGCTGGCACGGCGCCGCACACGCCTCAATAAAAACAACGACCAGAGACAACTTGTTCGTGCAATCGAATTGAAAAGACCATCATGCGCCGCACCTTTCTGCTAACCTGCCTGACAACCCTCGCCCTCGCGCTTTCCCCCTCCAGTTGGTCGGCGGAGCTCCACGTCATGAATTCCGGCGGTTTTACCGCTGCCTACAAAGCGCTCGCCCCCGGCTTCGAGCAAAGCACCGGCAACACACTGACTACCGCCTGGGGACCATCGATGGGCGCGGCGCCGGAAGCCATCCCCAATCGCCTGCAACGCGGCGAACCGGCCGATGTCGTGATCATGGTCGGCTACGCACTGGACGAATTGATCAAACAAGGCAAAGTCATTGCCGACAGCCGCACCGGCCTGGCCGACTCGCGCATCGGCATGGTGGTGCGCGCGGGTCACCCCAAGCCTGACATCAGCACGCCCGAGGCCTTGAAACAAGTGCTGCTCAATGCACGCTCCATCGCCTACTCGGACAGCGCCAGCGGCGTCTATATAGAGCGCGAGCTGTTCAAGAAACTTGGCATTGAGCAACAAGTCAGGGGCAAGGCGAAAATGGTGCCAAAGATACCGGTGGCGGGCGTTGTCGCCAGCGGCGAATATGAGCTGGGCTTCCAACAGGTCAGCGAGTTGTTGCCGGTCGCCGGCGCCGACTTCGTCGGCAAGATCCCGGAGTCGCTACAAAGCGTCACCCTGTTCGCCGCCGGCGTCCCGGTCGGCTCTCAGCATCCTGCCGAGGCACGCCAGTTGATCCGCTTCCTGGCCTCACCCCAGGCCGCAGCCGAAGTCAGCAAGAGCGGCCTGGACCCGTTGCCCACGCAAAAATAAGCGCATCATGAAAGCTGTTAGAAAGCTATGGGGCGCGAGCTTGAGATAGACTCGGGCCGCGAGCGACCAATAATAAAAGCCAGCGCCCGTTGATACTCAGAAAACACATAGTCCGGTTCAGCCGGACATAATCAGAGACAAATCATGACATCTCATACTTCTGCCAAGTCCTCGAAATTCGCCACCGTCCTGCGTGTCACCAGCGGCAATTTCATGGAAATGTTCGACTTCTTCCTCTTCGGTTTCTACGCCAGCTACATCTCGAAAGCCTTCTTCCCGAGCGGCGATGAGTTCGCCTCGCTGATGCTGACTTTCATGACCTTCGGCGCCGGCTTCCTGATGCGTCCGCTGGGAGCGATCATCCTCGGCGCCTACGTCGACCGTGTCGGTCGCCGCCAGGGCCTGATCGTCACGCTGGCGCTGATGGCGCTGGGCACCATGCTGATCGCCTTCGTGCCGGGCTACGCCACCATCGGCTTGCTGGCGCCTGCGCTGGTGCTGATCGGCCGCCTGCTGCAAGGCTTCTCGGCCGGCGTCGAACTCGGCGGCGTGTCGGTCTACCTCGCTGAAATGGCAACGCCGGGCCGCAAGGGTTTCTACGTCAGCTGGCAATCGGCCAGCCAGCAAGTCGCCATCATCGTCGCAGCAGCCATCGGTTACGGCCTCAATGTGTGGCTGACCAAGGACCAGGTCGGCGACTGGGGCTGGCGCGTACCGTTCTTCATCGGCTGCATGATCGTGCCGGTGCTGTTCGTCATCCGCCGTTCGCTGCAGGAGACGGATGAATTCCTGGCGCGCAAACGCAAGCCGAACCTGAACGAAATCTTCCGCTCGATGCTGGAAAACTGGAAGCTCGTCATTGCCGGCATGATGCTGGTGTCGATGACTACCGTGTCGTTCTACCTCATCACCGTCTATACCCCGACCTTCGGCAAGAACGTGCTCAAGCTGAGCACCGAAAGCGCGCTGATCGTCACCTTCTGCGTCGGCATATCCAACTTCATCTGGCTCCCGGTCATGGGCGCGCTGTCGGACCGTATCGGCCGCCGTCCGCTGCTGCTGGTGTTCACCGCATTGACGATCCTGACCGCCTACCCGGCCATGACCTGGCTGGTCGGCGACGCCACTTTCGGCAAGATGCTGGTGGTCGAACTGTGGCTGTCCTTCCTCTACGCCAGCTACAACGGCGCGATGGTGGTAGCCCTGACCGAAGTCATGCCGGTCGACGTGCGTACTGCCGGATTCTCGTTGGCATACAGCCTCGCGACTGCGGTATTCGGCGGCTTCACCCCCGCCATCGCCACCGGCCTGATCGAAATCACCCACGATAAGGCCGCACCCGGTCTGTGGATGAGCTTCGCCGCCGTCTGCGGCCTGATCGCCACGCTGGTGCTGTATCGCAAGAAATCGCTGGCGGTGCCGGTCGCTGCCTGATTGTTCAGGCACAAAAGAAAAGCGGGAAGCGGCTTGCGCCCTTCCCGCTTTTTTTACGTCCGCCGCTTCACTTCGTTCGGGAATTCCCTGATGAAATCCTGATAAAGTTGCATCAAGCACCGGCTTTCAGCCCATGCACGAAGACGACAAAGGGCCATATGGAAATTCGCGACATCCGCTCCGACGATGTGAACCTGATCTGTCGGCACCGCGAAGCAATGTTTCGCGAAGCCGGTCGAGATGAAAACTCACTGTCCGCCATGACTCCGAATTTCCGGAACTGGCTGGAGCCGAGGATCATTGATGGCAGCTATTTCGGATTTCTGGCTACCGACAACAACACCGTGGTGGCCGGCATAGGCATGATGGCGATCGACTGGCCCCCGCACCCGTCTCACCCGCATCAGGACAAACGCGGATACATACTTAACGTATATGTGGAACCGGCATATCGTCGCCGCGGCATCGCAGGCCGGTTGATGGAAATGGCGGATGTGGAATTCAAAAAGCGAGGATTGACCTACGCGATCCTGCATTCGACGAAAACGGGACGCCCGCTGTACGAAAAAATCGGCTGGTCGTCGACCACAGAAATGGCGAAACCATTGCCATAGTAAACGCAGCCATCCCTTGACAGTGCAAATTGCCCGCCGGATGGCGTGCACCAACAACTGTTAAACCTGCCACGCCCCATCCCGATAAACCATCTCATCATCAAGATAGACCGCCTCGGTCACGGCAAATACATCGATGTGATAACGCGCGGTGGTGCGTCGGATATTGGGCTTGCTGTAGACACCATGCTTGGCGCCGAGCGACAGATGGATGCCGCACATGCGCTCGTAGGTGCCGATGTCGTCGACCATGCGTTCCCTTGAAAATGCACGGTTCATGCCGAAGCCCAGCTCGCGTAGCCAGACCTCGCCTTCGTCGGCGCGAATCTTTTCCAGCACCTGATCGAAGTCCGGCGTGGAATCGATCACCTCGGTCACGCGGCCTTTGGTGACCACCAATGTGATCGGTTGCTCCGGCCTGTTCACACGGAACGTCGTGTCGCCGAAAACAAAAATGCGCACCCGTCCGTTCACCGCCTCCAGGTCTTGCGCTTCAGTGAACACTTCACCGATGGGGAATTGTCCGCCGACGTTGTTCATCTCACTATAGTCGCCGATATTCAACTTGGCCGGCTCAAACGGCGCGGCAAAGACCAGGCGCTCGCCGCCGCTGTCGACCACGCCGCCCTGCGCGCGATCGATGCGCTCCTTCAAGGCGTAGCCGACACCGCGGTAATACGCCGGGTCATAGGCCAGCGATTCGATGTAATAGTCGGCCTGCGCACCGGGCATGCGCGACAGATGGGGATGTTCAATGACTTTCAGCGAACGTTTGAACAGTTCGACGCGCAGGCGAAAAGCTTCCAGACGAAAATTGGTGGATTGAATCAGCACCACCAGATCGCCGGCTTCAAGCCGGGCGAAGGCGGCCATCACCTCGTCCGGCGCGACCGCATCGAAATCGATGAAAGTTGCCGTCGGCAGACAGTGCCGATAGGCTTCCGTCAAGGCGACCGCAAGATCGCAGCGCGTGTCGGCCACCACCACGGCAGTGCGCGGGGGCGCATGTTCGATCGCCATGCTAAGAATGTCGTGTACATGTTTTTGCGCGAGATCGATGGATTCGTCGGTAATCGTGCCGAAGGTAGGCTTGGGTGGTTCCTGGTTTTCCATGGGGTGCATCGTCAGTTTGTCGCGTCAGGCCTGCATTCTAATCGACATTGGACGGCGTTCCGCGGCGGAATATCCTGTCGCCCCGGCTGTACTCGCGCGCAGGCACGAGGATACTTACAACCTGTATTTACTCAGGCGAACCAATAGGTGAGCGTATAACTGTGCTTGCCAGACTCGCGATGAATGCTCAGTTCGCCCATCAGGCCTGCCAGTTCTCCCATTCCCGATCCCGGCACGACCTTCACGCTCAGGGTCGAGCTGCCCGCGTGCATCTGTCCGAAATGAGCCAGGGCGAATCCACCGGTGCGCCCATCCAGCGTCCCATGTACCGACTCGATGGCGACGTAGCTTGCTTCTCCCTGAGCCGGTTGACCTGCGGTCAACATCTCTCCCTGGGAATTTCCCGCTAACGCTCCCTGATATTCCTTGACGATGACATGACGCCCGATGGCGGGGCCCAGGCTCGCTGCATCAACTGCAGCGGGCGGCTTGATCGTCACGGAAAACTCGCCGCTGACGGTGAACTGTTCTGAAGACGGAGAAGATTGCATACGTGCTCCCATTGGAAAGGAAAAGACCCTGGCGCAACATGGCAGACCAATGTTCCATTTTCCACTATCCCGGACACTTTCGCTGATGCCAGCAGAAAATCGACAAGACGCAATTTCATTGGATCGCCGGACACGAACAACGCATTCGAATCAGGACAGTCTGGGTTCACTTTTCCCCAAAGAGAAAGCCTGCTCGCGCAGGCTTCCTCTTCTCCGGGACGGTCAACCGAAAACTACTTCCCGCCCTCCCGCAACGCCTTCATCTTCACCGGCGAATCCGTCATCACCACATCCACGCCCAGTTGCTGCGCGCTGCGATAAGCCGCCGCCGAATCGACGCCGAACACCATCACGTGCGTATTCGGATTGCTGCGGAAGCATTTCATCGCCGCCGGCGTCCACCAGTGGGCAACAACTTCGGAGACGCCTTCGCCGAGCGTGAATTTCTCCACCACCGCGACCTTGCGCTCCAGCTCGATGCCCGACCATGTGCCTGCCGCAGGCGGCGCGTCGCAGGCCCCGCCGTTCAACGCGATGCGGGCCAAGCGATCGCGGGTGGCGTCCCGCGACTCGAATACCTGCGCCTTCGGCTGCTGCGCCATCAGCGCGATCACGTTGGCGTCGGTGGAGTAGAAGCGCAC is a window of Herbaspirillum hiltneri N3 DNA encoding:
- a CDS encoding M29 family metallopeptidase — its product is MHPMENQEPPKPTFGTITDESIDLAQKHVHDILSMAIEHAPPRTAVVVADTRCDLAVALTEAYRHCLPTATFIDFDAVAPDEVMAAFARLEAGDLVVLIQSTNFRLEAFRLRVELFKRSLKVIEHPHLSRMPGAQADYYIESLAYDPAYYRGVGYALKERIDRAQGGVVDSGGERLVFAAPFEPAKLNIGDYSEMNNVGGQFPIGEVFTEAQDLEAVNGRVRIFVFGDTTFRVNRPEQPITLVVTKGRVTEVIDSTPDFDQVLEKIRADEGEVWLRELGFGMNRAFSRERMVDDIGTYERMCGIHLSLGAKHGVYSKPNIRRTTARYHIDVFAVTEAVYLDDEMVYRDGAWQV
- a CDS encoding DUF3224 domain-containing protein produces the protein MQSSPSSEQFTVSGEFSVTIKPPAAVDAASLGPAIGRHVIVKEYQGALAGNSQGEMLTAGQPAQGEASYVAIESVHGTLDGRTGGFALAHFGQMHAGSSTLSVKVVPGSGMGELAGLMGELSIHRESGKHSYTLTYWFA